Proteins co-encoded in one Bacteroidota bacterium genomic window:
- a CDS encoding N-acetyltransferase — protein sequence MLSIRKASINDLASITEIYNDAILNTNSTFDTEIKSIENRTKWLNDRDENFPVIVAEKSGKVIGYAALNKWSERKAYDVTAEISVYIHPEHRKQGIGKQLIEMIVAIGEQTNLITIIARITEGNDHSIYLHERNGFKMVGTLRQVGKKFGKLLDVTVMQKVYESKTV from the coding sequence GTGTTAAGTATTCGCAAAGCAAGCATTAACGACCTCGCATCAATAACAGAAATATACAACGATGCTATATTGAATACCAATTCCACATTCGATACGGAGATTAAAAGTATTGAGAACAGAACGAAATGGCTCAATGATCGCGACGAAAATTTTCCTGTAATTGTCGCTGAAAAATCCGGCAAAGTTATCGGCTATGCGGCCCTCAATAAATGGTCGGAACGCAAAGCATACGATGTTACTGCTGAGATATCCGTCTATATTCATCCGGAACACCGCAAACAGGGAATTGGCAAACAACTTATTGAAATGATCGTTGCTATAGGTGAACAAACGAATCTTATAACTATCATTGCCCGAATAACCGAAGGAAATGACCATAGCATATACCTGCATGAGCGCAACGGTTTTAAAATGGTTGGCACCTTAAGACAAGTGGGTAAAAAATTCGGCAAGCTGCTTGATGTTACTGTAATGCAAAAAGTTTATGAAAGCAAAACTGTGTAA
- a CDS encoding SprB repeat-containing protein, with the protein MNVFRKSSLILLFAFYPIASSLAQNLVPNPSFENLATCPDNFSIGFDQLTRAPAWHTATKGTPDLLNSCALPAQYVDVPVNYGGSQLARTGNGYSGLFVYDGNSPQYREYLETPLTNTLKAGQIYEIVLWVSLADSAYWAGNELQAYFSGSNIYVNNFLPLSPAYQPQVTLKGSGFLTDETNWVKISGLYCAKGFEKHIIIGNFKNDATTSLLARPVPVPPPPGLPFGPNKCYYFIDDISVAEYAGPNPLTITSSNTNAACGSSTGSATVSASGAPGIFTYSWSTGATGQTISGLSAGIYTVVVNDTSGCFTNSFIVPINDVGGPSVSTNVLTNAACYNSANGAININVSGGSPAYTFSWTTGATSEDVSGLLPGQYGVVVRDAAGCIGSYTAAINASSFFINSYELPNCSSSNSNGSATVSITGGSSPFLYTWSPSTATGATATGLSPGNYSITVTDSNGCSRTDAAIVSPSGRVDGSITISGCGTFAKVVTAVGTGGNGNYFYNWTGPPASVFNNSAIYFANGTYSVIITDLTCSTTIAFTLPASGPTLTINTTNISCFGANNGTATASIAGGLAPYTYSWSTGASATTTITNLTASTYTATITDKNSCIAIQTGTVTQPSTITANTIPIAAACGVSNGSASVSASGGTGSFSYTWSNNATGQTSTGLAAGTYTATVSDANNCTVTTTATITNTSGGTASASVQSNVSCNPANDGGTGSGNDGSASASIAGGTPDYTYSWSNAATGQTIGGLIQGTYTVSVTDGNSCVSTSAVVITQPPPITAITNTVSATCGASNGSASVSVGGGTGSFTYNWSAPGGATGQTATGLAAGNYTVTVTDANNCTTTAIADIVSAPPLIGQFTKGTANCAGCGCKEWIMVTGSGGISPYTYSWPDGYAKRYKNHLCPGTYTINITDKNGCSINVSLTTP; encoded by the coding sequence ATGAATGTTTTCAGAAAGAGTAGTTTAATTTTATTATTTGCATTTTATCCCATAGCTTCCTCTTTGGCTCAAAACCTGGTTCCAAACCCAAGTTTTGAAAATTTGGCAACATGCCCGGATAATTTTAGTATTGGATTTGACCAGCTAACAAGAGCTCCTGCATGGCATACGGCTACTAAAGGAACTCCTGATTTACTTAATTCCTGCGCTTTGCCTGCTCAATACGTTGATGTTCCTGTAAATTATGGTGGAAGCCAATTGGCTCGTACGGGTAATGGCTATTCCGGACTTTTTGTTTATGATGGTAATTCTCCACAATACAGAGAATATTTGGAAACTCCTTTAACAAATACACTTAAAGCCGGACAGATATATGAAATTGTTTTATGGGTAAGCCTTGCTGATTCTGCATACTGGGCTGGTAATGAGCTTCAGGCTTACTTTTCAGGAAGCAATATTTATGTTAATAATTTCCTACCATTATCGCCTGCTTATCAACCCCAGGTTACTTTAAAAGGTAGCGGATTTTTAACAGATGAAACTAACTGGGTAAAAATATCAGGTCTTTATTGTGCAAAAGGATTTGAAAAGCATATTATCATAGGAAATTTTAAGAATGATGCCACGACCAGTCTTTTAGCAAGACCCGTACCTGTCCCCCCTCCTCCCGGCCTTCCATTCGGACCCAATAAATGTTATTATTTTATTGATGACATCTCAGTTGCCGAATACGCGGGGCCAAATCCTCTTACAATTACATCAAGCAATACAAATGCAGCATGTGGTTCATCTACTGGAAGCGCTACTGTAAGTGCATCCGGCGCTCCAGGCATTTTTACTTATTCATGGAGTACAGGAGCTACAGGGCAAACCATAAGCGGACTTTCTGCCGGAATATATACGGTTGTTGTTAATGACACTTCCGGTTGTTTTACAAATTCATTCATAGTACCCATTAATGATGTTGGAGGGCCATCTGTTAGCACAAATGTTTTAACTAATGCCGCATGTTATAATAGCGCGAACGGAGCTATTAACATTAATGTGAGCGGAGGAAGTCCGGCCTATACCTTTTCATGGACAACCGGCGCCACAAGCGAAGATGTTTCAGGTCTTCTTCCAGGTCAATATGGAGTTGTTGTGAGGGATGCTGCAGGATGTATTGGATCATATACCGCTGCTATTAATGCTTCCTCTTTTTTTATCAATTCATATGAGTTGCCCAATTGTAGTTCAAGTAATAGTAACGGGAGTGCAACAGTTTCAATAACGGGAGGCTCGTCACCATTTTTGTACACCTGGTCGCCTTCCACTGCTACCGGTGCTACGGCTACCGGGCTTTCACCAGGAAACTATTCTATAACTGTAACTGATAGTAACGGGTGCTCAAGAACAGATGCGGCTATTGTAAGCCCTTCGGGAAGAGTGGATGGCTCAATTACTATATCAGGTTGTGGCACATTCGCAAAAGTAGTTACAGCAGTAGGCACAGGGGGAAACGGCAATTACTTTTATAACTGGACAGGGCCACCGGCATCTGTATTTAATAATTCTGCGATATATTTTGCCAATGGAACCTATTCAGTTATTATAACCGACTTAACCTGCAGTACCACGATTGCCTTTACTTTACCTGCCAGTGGACCTACATTGACTATTAATACAACAAATATTTCCTGTTTTGGTGCGAATAATGGTACCGCAACAGCAAGTATTGCCGGAGGACTTGCTCCATACACGTATTCCTGGAGTACCGGAGCCTCAGCCACAACTACTATCACAAATTTAACTGCCAGCACATATACCGCGACAATAACAGACAAGAATAGCTGTATTGCCATACAAACGGGTACAGTAACTCAGCCATCGACGATCACAGCAAACACTATTCCTATTGCAGCTGCTTGTGGCGTTTCTAATGGCAGTGCCAGTGTAAGTGCCAGCGGTGGTACGGGTTCATTTAGTTATACCTGGAGTAACAACGCTACAGGGCAAACCTCTACAGGACTTGCAGCAGGAACATATACCGCAACTGTTTCTGATGCCAACAACTGTACGGTTACTACCACTGCTACAATAACCAATACCAGTGGAGGAACGGCCTCTGCATCCGTACAATCCAACGTAAGTTGCAACCCCGCCAATGATGGCGGGACAGGTTCCGGAAATGATGGAAGCGCTTCCGCAAGTATTGCAGGGGGAACGCCTGATTATACCTATTCCTGGAGTAATGCCGCAACAGGACAAACTATAGGTGGTCTTATCCAGGGCACATATACAGTAAGCGTTACCGATGGTAACAGTTGCGTAAGCACAAGTGCTGTTGTGATTACCCAGCCTCCTCCCATCACAGCTATTACCAATACTGTTTCAGCTACTTGTGGAGCTTCTAATGGCAGCGCGAGCGTTTCTGTAGGCGGAGGGACAGGATCATTTACATACAATTGGTCAGCCCCTGGTGGAGCTACAGGTCAAACAGCCACAGGCCTCGCTGCCGGCAATTACACAGTAACAGTTACCGATGCAAATAACTGTACTACTACTGCCATTGCTGATATTGTCTCGGCCCCACCTTTAATAGGACAATTCACAAAGGGCACAGCCAACTGCGCTGGTTGTGGCTGCAAAGAATGGATAATGGTAACCGGCTCCGGAGGCATAAGCCCCTATACCTACTCCTGGCCGGATGGCTATGCGAAAAGGTATAAAAATCATCTTTGTCCGGGCACTTATACTATTAATATTACAGATAAAAACGGGTGTAGTATAAACGTAAGTTTAACTACACCGTGA
- a CDS encoding CHAT domain-containing protein, translating into MKAKLCNSISLFLTLLFLLFSVLCKAQFGIDLNKIKQEANDKLKKAAADNVQEKIRSKFNKMRGDFDESNFNYAIIFSDNSGLFETKEKFERNKVLFLEAADNLYQHDKATDEERAKNFNMLGENMFASNRFLAAEQAFKRSIDLYKKSNAAGAETANAISNLGLLYQTIGRFNLAEQYTDNALGIRTSIDQNSTATATSLNNKAVLYKELGRYNEAEVLINKALQVNETAAGKVSLPYAITLNNKAMLLQTIGRMEDAEQLMKEVITIAKEKLKEKSGNYVKLTINLALLYRESNRYSESEQLYLNALSIYERRLGKNHPDYAHLKQGLASLYLFMGKNKEVEQLLNEAADIYKKRFGEKHPAYAATLCELGSFYRRENRLTEAEQLIQKGNSIQKEILGESHPDYISSTENLAITYWLEEKITEAITPYITSVNSTIDYINRYFAPMSENEKSKFWDKNRSRFERFNSFAVSAPGQTALTEAMYNNQLRTKAILLNATSKVRNNILTSGDSILRNKYIQWLDYKENLAQLYNMSKAELSEQKINVDSIENISNTLEKELSTASASFKDKYMEKQVTWNTLAKELSSNEALVDIVAFKKFDNHQNDSTYYVALIATSDNKVPGLVILKNGNDLNNIYLKQYRKAIKNNKRDEVSFTNFWKAIDKAIGSKKNIYVSPDGVYNQINLNTLLDPVTGKYLIDFRSITLLTNSKDLDKIKNNPGANNEKTASLFGFPAYGSGGRLPELPGTKVEIESINAILKANGYSTTIYEAENATEENVKNSKASILHFATHGYFLPDAATSSEDKVFGIEASKAKINPLLRSGILLTGAEHVLNDSNKVNTSPNNGVLTAYETMNLNLENTDMVVLSACETGLGDVKVGEGVYGLQRAFQIAGARSVIMSLWQVNDEATQELMTAFYKNYCLLHNKQAAFTKAQLQLKTKYSTPFYWGAFILTGN; encoded by the coding sequence ATGAAAGCAAAACTGTGTAATTCTATTTCTCTTTTTCTTACACTTTTATTTCTTCTGTTTAGTGTTCTATGCAAAGCCCAGTTCGGGATCGACCTGAACAAAATAAAACAAGAGGCAAATGACAAACTAAAAAAAGCCGCCGCCGATAATGTCCAGGAAAAGATACGATCAAAGTTCAATAAGATGCGGGGAGATTTTGACGAGTCAAACTTTAATTACGCCATTATCTTCAGTGACAATTCGGGGCTATTTGAAACAAAAGAAAAATTTGAAAGAAATAAAGTACTCTTCCTTGAAGCCGCTGATAATCTTTATCAACATGATAAAGCCACTGATGAGGAACGGGCAAAAAATTTCAATATGCTCGGTGAAAACATGTTTGCCTCAAACCGCTTCCTGGCTGCGGAGCAGGCCTTCAAAAGATCCATTGATCTTTACAAAAAATCGAATGCCGCAGGAGCAGAAACCGCGAACGCGATAAGTAACCTGGGCTTGTTATATCAAACTATAGGACGCTTCAACCTGGCGGAACAATACACTGATAACGCGCTCGGAATACGTACATCAATTGATCAGAATAGTACAGCCACGGCAACCTCGCTTAATAACAAAGCTGTACTTTATAAAGAACTTGGACGCTATAATGAGGCCGAAGTACTTATTAACAAAGCGCTGCAGGTGAATGAAACTGCGGCAGGAAAAGTCAGCTTACCTTATGCGATCACACTCAACAACAAAGCCATGTTGCTGCAGACAATCGGCCGAATGGAAGATGCGGAACAACTCATGAAAGAAGTAATTACCATTGCCAAAGAAAAACTTAAAGAAAAATCGGGTAATTATGTAAAACTGACCATAAACCTCGCCTTACTCTACCGTGAAAGCAATCGCTATTCCGAATCCGAACAATTATACCTTAATGCGCTCTCTATTTACGAAAGGCGATTGGGAAAGAACCACCCGGATTATGCCCATTTAAAACAAGGACTTGCTTCTCTCTACCTCTTCATGGGTAAAAACAAAGAAGTGGAACAGCTTCTTAATGAAGCCGCAGATATTTACAAAAAACGCTTTGGAGAAAAACATCCTGCATATGCGGCAACGCTGTGTGAGCTTGGCAGTTTTTACAGAAGAGAGAACCGCCTGACAGAGGCGGAGCAACTTATTCAAAAAGGAAATAGTATTCAAAAAGAGATACTTGGAGAAAGCCATCCGGATTACATTTCTTCAACTGAAAACCTTGCCATAACCTATTGGCTGGAGGAAAAAATTACCGAAGCTATTACCCCATATATCACTTCAGTGAACAGCACGATTGATTACATTAACCGCTATTTTGCCCCGATGAGCGAAAATGAGAAATCGAAATTCTGGGACAAGAACAGATCACGATTTGAACGCTTCAATTCATTCGCCGTTTCTGCACCCGGCCAAACTGCACTAACAGAGGCTATGTATAACAACCAACTCCGTACTAAAGCAATCCTTTTGAACGCAACAAGCAAAGTTCGCAACAATATTCTTACTAGCGGCGATAGCATTCTTCGGAATAAATATATTCAGTGGCTCGACTATAAGGAGAATCTTGCTCAGCTATATAATATGTCAAAAGCGGAACTCAGCGAACAGAAGATCAACGTTGATTCAATTGAAAACATTTCAAACACATTGGAGAAAGAGCTTTCAACAGCCTCTGCTTCCTTCAAAGACAAGTACATGGAAAAACAGGTCACATGGAATACACTGGCTAAAGAACTTTCTTCCAATGAAGCGTTGGTTGATATTGTCGCGTTTAAAAAATTCGATAATCACCAAAATGATTCTACTTATTATGTGGCTCTTATCGCAACCAGCGACAACAAAGTCCCCGGACTTGTGATACTTAAAAATGGCAATGACCTGAACAATATATACCTTAAACAATACCGGAAAGCTATTAAGAATAATAAACGTGACGAAGTTTCATTCACTAATTTCTGGAAAGCAATCGATAAAGCCATTGGCAGCAAAAAGAATATTTATGTTTCTCCCGATGGTGTATACAATCAGATAAACCTGAATACGCTGCTTGATCCCGTAACAGGCAAATATCTCATTGACTTTCGTTCAATTACATTGCTGACCAATTCAAAAGACCTTGATAAGATAAAAAACAACCCTGGTGCCAACAACGAAAAAACAGCATCGTTGTTTGGCTTCCCGGCTTATGGATCCGGAGGTAGATTACCCGAATTACCGGGCACGAAAGTCGAAATAGAAAGCATTAATGCTATTTTAAAAGCAAACGGGTATTCAACAACAATTTACGAAGCTGAAAATGCAACTGAAGAAAATGTAAAAAATTCAAAGGCCTCCATTCTTCACTTTGCAACCCATGGGTATTTTTTGCCGGACGCAGCGACCTCAAGTGAAGACAAAGTATTTGGCATTGAAGCATCAAAGGCAAAAATAAATCCACTATTACGTTCCGGCATCCTTCTGACCGGTGCAGAACACGTCTTAAATGATAGCAATAAAGTAAATACAAGTCCGAATAATGGTGTACTTACAGCTTATGAAACCATGAATTTAAATCTTGAGAATACGGATATGGTGGTGTTAAGCGCCTGTGAAACAGGATTAGGAGATGTTAAAGTGGGCGAAGGTGTTTATGGACTGCAGCGTGCCTTCCAGATAGCAGGGGCCAGATCGGTTATCATGAGTCTATGGCAGGTAAATGATGAAGCCACCCAGGAATTAATGACGGCCTTTTACAAAAACTATTGCCTGCTGCATAACAAACAGGCCGCCTTCACCAAGGCGCAACTTCAATTAAAAACAAAGTACAGCACCCCATTCTATTGGGGAGCATTTATATTGACAGGTAATTAA